A single region of the Melopsittacus undulatus isolate bMelUnd1 chromosome 10, bMelUnd1.mat.Z, whole genome shotgun sequence genome encodes:
- the CYP24A1 gene encoding 1,25-dihydroxyvitamin D(3) 24-hydroxylase, mitochondrial has protein sequence MSGFSILLLRRPALTCGPAAHATLGLRPLSCYLRAPRSRGHPLAALPGPPRWPLMGSLPDVLWKGGLKRQHDTLAEYHRRFGKIFRMKLGSFDSVHIAAPCLLEALYRRESACPQRLEIKPWKAYRDFRDEGYGLLILEGKDWQRVRTAFQKKLMKPREVAKLDTMINEVLEDFMHRIDDVCNHNGQMEDVYSEFNKWSFESICLVLYRKRFGLLQKDVEEESLNFIKAVKTMMATFGMMMVTPVELHKGLNTKVWQAHTKAWDDIFKTAKHSIDCRLEKHSANPQEDFLCDIYSGGQLSKKELYAAIAELQIAGVETTANSLLWALYNISRNPHVQQKLLQEIQSVLAANEGPSAENLKNMPYLKACLKESMRLTPSVPFTTRTIDTEMVLGDYQLPKGTILMINSHALGCNEEYFHSWTQFKPERWFQKNLINPFSHVPFGIGKRMCIGRRIAELQLHLALCWLVRKYQIVATDDKPVETLHSGILIPSRELPIAFHRR, from the exons ATGAGCGGcttcagcatcctcctcctccggCGCCCCGCCCTCACCTGCGGCCCCGCCGCGCACGCAACCTTAGGGCTGCGGCCACTGAGCTGCTACCTGCGAGCCCCTCGGAGCCGTGGGCACCCGCTGGCCGCACTGCCCGGGCCGCCCCGCTGGCCGCTGATGGGCAGCCTGCCCGACGTCCTCTGGAAAGGAGGGCTGAAAAGGCAGCACGACACGCTG GCCGAGTATCACAGGAGGTTTGGGAAGATATTCCGCATGAAGCTGGGGTCTTTCGACTCAGTGCACATCGCAGCCCCCTGCCTCCTGGAAGCTCTGTACCGCCGGGAGAGTGCCTGCCCCCAGCGGCTGGAGATCAAGCCCTGGAAAGCCTATCGGGACTTTCGCGACGAGGGCTACGGGCTGCTGATCCT GGAAGGAAAGGACTGGCAGAGGGTAAGAACTGCCTTTCAAAAGAAACTGATGAAACCCAGGGAAGTTGCGAAGCTGGATACCATGATCAACGAG GTCCTGGAAGACTTCATGCACAGAATAGATGACGTTTGTAACCACAATGGACAAATGGAAGATGTCTATTCAGAATTCAACAAATGGTCATTTGAAA GTATCTGTCTGGTGCTGTACAGAAAGAGGTTTGGTCTCCTACAGAAGGATGTAGAAGAAGAAAGTTTGAACTTCATCAAGGCAGTAAAAACG ATGATGGCTACTTTTGGAATGATGATGGTGACCCCTGTAGAACTTCACAAGGGTCTGAACACAAAAGTCTGGCAGGCTCACACAAAAGCATGGGATGATATATTTAAAACAG CCAAGCACTCCATTGACTGTCGACTGGAAAAACACTCTGCAAACCCTCAGGAGGATTTCCTGTGTGACATCTATTCTGGAGGACAACTTTCCAAGAAGGAGCTGTATGCTGCCATCGCAGAGCTTCAGATTGCTGGAGTTGAAACG acGGCCAATAGTTTACTATGGGCTTTGTATAACATTTCACGAAATCCGCATGTTCAGCAGAAGCTTTTACAGGAAATACAGAGTGTTTTGGCTGCTAATGAGGGTCCAAGTGCTGAGAACCTGAAAAATATGCCTTACCTAAAAGCATGTCTGAAAGAATCCATGAG ATTAACACCTTCGGTGCCATTTACCACTCGCACCATTGACACAGAAATGGTTCTGGGAGATTATCAGCTGCCCAAAGGG ACCATACTAATGATAAATAGCCATGCCTTGGGTTGCAATGAAGAGTACTTTCATAGCTGGACTCAGTTTAAACCAGAGCGCTGGTTTCAGAAAAACTTAATAAATCCATTTTCTCATGTTCCATTTGGCATTGGGAAGAGGATGTGCATCGGACGCCGCATTGCAGAGCTACAGCTTCACTTGGCTCTTTGCTGG CTCGTTCGCAAATACCAAATTGTAGCAACTGACGACAAACCAGTAGAAACACTCCATTCAGGAATACTGATTCCCAGCCGGGAGCTTCCCATTGCGTTTCACAGGCGATAA
- the PFDN4 gene encoding prefoldin subunit 4 — MAATMKKAAAEDVNVTFEDQQKINKFARNTSRITELKEEIEVKKKQLQNLEDACDDIMMLDDDDSLLIPYQIGDVFISHSQEETQEMLEEAKKSLQEEIDVLEARVESIQRVLSDLKVQLYAKFGNNINLEAEDS, encoded by the exons ATGGCCGCCACCATGAAGAAAGCG GCTGCAGAAGATGTCAATGTTACTTTTGAAGATCAACAGAAAATCAACAAGTTTGCGAGAAATACTAGCAGGAtcacagaactgaaagaagaaatagaagtgAAAAAG AAACAGCTTCAGAACTTGGAAGATGCTTGTGATGACATCATGATGCTTGATGATGATGACTCGCTACTGATACCCTACCAAATTGGAGATGTTTTCATTAGTCATTCCCAAGAAGAGACACAAGAGATGCTGGAGGAGGCAAAG aaaagtttACAAGAAGAAATTGATGTGTTAGAAGCCCGAGTGGAATCAATTCAGAGGGTCTTATCTGACCTGAAAGTTCAGCTTTATGCAAAGTTCGGAAATAACATAAATCTTGAGGCTGAGGACAGTTGA